Genomic segment of Candidatus Woesearchaeota archaeon:
CTATTTTTACTACAGAATCCTCATCAGTAACGCGACCGCCCAAGAACATCGATGTTACTAGCACCGCTCCAATCACTACAATAAGGAGCACAATCCAGACTGATACATTTTTTTTCATTTTTGCTCAACACCTCGCTTGAGGAATTCTTTTAATATATATTTACAATTAACTCTTAACTTATATTTAAGTTTATTGATTTAAATATTGTTAAATATTGTTTTGTTTGATAATGAGATAATCTGACTCGTTTCTCGTATGGTGGTAGTTTATAGTCGTTATGAACGTGTTTTCCGCTTGTTTTCCAAATGTATAAAAAGGGTGTTTGGGTTCTTTTGTGCCTCCCGTTTGGAGGTGGTCTTGGTTGGGTAAGCGTTTGGTTGTGGGTCTTTGGAAGCAGGGAGGTTCTGCAAGGGAGCGTAAGCTCTTGCCTCGTGAGAAAGTTCTTCGAGCGGTTGTTGAGGATGATAGGGATTTCGTCACGCGAATGGGTGTGGTTCCTAAAGAAGCGCTGAAAGGGCCTGATGGTACGGTGGTGGACGTTGAGGGTGGCGGGCGCTTTGTCGTGCTCTCACCTGGTTTTGAGGATGTGAAGGACGTGTTTGAGCGGAGTGCTCAGAAGGTTCTCGCAAAGGATTTGGGCGTGGTGGTTGCTAAGACCGGGATGGAGAAGGGGTGGCGTGTTCTCGATGCGGGGACGGGCTCGGGCGTCGCTGCGCTTTTTTTTGCTCGTTTCGCAAAGTCCGTGGTTTCGTATGACGTGGTTGCTGAGCGTTCGCGTTTGGCGGAGAAGAATGCAGAGATGATTGGTGTCACGAATGTTTTGTTCAAGACGGGTGATGTGTTTGAGGGTGTTGAGGAGCGTGGTGTTGATTTGTTCTTTCTTGATGTTCCCGAGCCGCATCGGGCTCTTGTGTCAGCAAGGGCTGCGTTGAGGCCGGGTGGTTTTTTGGTGGTGTACACGCCGCATATTCTTCAGGCGTTGTCGGTGGTGCGTAGTGCTGGGAGTGGGGAGTGGTTGTATGAGGGGACGTTTGAAGTGATTGAGCGGGAGTGGCTTGTTGATGAGCGCAGGCTTCGGCCGCATAGTGGCTTGTTGCACACGGCGTTTTTAACCTTTTTGCGTAAACTTTTTTAAGGATTGAGGGCAAGAAGTAGTTGTGGTTGATGGCGCTTTCGTTGCTTGTTGAAGGGTTGCGGGAGCGGTGGTGTTTGGTTGTGAAGGCGGAGGGGGGTTTGGTTGCTGGTAAGAGTATGAAACGCGAGCTTCGCGTCCTTGGCGTGGATGACGCGCCGTCTGTGCACGGTCAACGAGGTCCTGTGTTAGTTGTCGCTCCGCTTTTTCGTGGTGGCTCGTTCATGGACGGTCTTTTGAGTACGCATGTCACGAGGGATGGTGATGACGCCTCGTACCGCTTGGCTGAGATGATTGAGCGTTCGAAGTTCAAGTCTCAGCTTCGTGCCGTATTCTTGGACGGGATTGCCGTTGCGGGCTTTAACGTGGTGGATGTGCAGGCGCTCTCTCTAAGGACGGAGGTTCCTGTTATTGTTGTCATGCGTGAGCGTCCTGATGTTGAGGGGATGAAGCGAGCGCTTCTTCGCTTGAGTATGGGTCATAAGGTGGCCTTGCTTGACCGTGCAGGGCCTATCGAGCCCGCGGGGAGTATTTTTATTCAGCGCGTGGGCATCTCTCGGCAGGACGCTGTGGAGTTGCTTCGCATTTGTACGGTGCGCGGTCATATTCCTGAGCCGGTGCGGGTCGCTCATCTTATTGCTTCCGGCGTGGCTGATGGTGAGAGCCGCGGGCGGGCGTGATGTGGTTGCTTCCTTTTTTGCGCTGCCAGCGTCGGCTGAAGTGTTGGGTTGCCTTGCGTATGTGAGATGCGTGTCCTGCGAGGAAGAGAAGTGCTGTGCTGGTGGTTGTGAAAAGAAGGATGTTTTTGAGGGCGTGGGTGAAGAAGGATTCTGGGAAGAGTTTGATGAGCGTGCTGCTTTTGCTGAACTGCCAGTTTCCCTGGGGGAATACGACGTGGTGGAAGAGGGTGAAGGTGTTTGGGAAGAAGAGCGTGCTCGTAGCGAGGAGGAGGGAGAGTGAGAAGGCGAGGTAGCTTGCGAGGCGAAGGATGGCGCCAATTGCGGTGAGCGGGTGGATTCCGAGGAAGACGAGGAGGAGAAGGGCTGTTGTTGTCGCTGCGATGCTGGCTGCGTTAACGCGTTTGGTCTTGTGCACGAGTTGCTTGACGTCTTCCATGTGTTTTTGTTCTGCTGTTGTGTACAGCTCGCGTGAGAGGTTGCCGTTTCCGTGCAGGAAGGACGTGAAGTTGCTGAGTATGGTGTCCGTGGCAGGTCCGAAGTGTTCTCGTGCACCGTGTTCTATGCTTCGTTTCGTGATGGTTTCCGGTCTGAACTGGAGCAGGACTGCGGTGGTGAGGAGGTAGGTGGTGAGGGAGACGCTGGCGAGAATGAGGAGTGCTGTTGTGAGCTTTGGCGTGTGCTTTGAGGCGGGCATGTGTCAGGGACCTTAGGTGTAGTAGAGCTTGCCAGTTTGCTTTTGTTCTCGGTCTTTGAGGCTGCCTGGCTTGTTCGCGCGGGGCCTGTTTGTTTCTTCGTCTCTGCGAAACGTGATGCCTAGCTCTTTGAGGAAGCGGTTCATGCCTTCTTCCATCTCGAAGGGACCGGTTGCTCTGCCTTCTTTTGCGGGGGTTCCTTCAAAAATGATGAGTTTGTGGCAGAGGTAGTCGATGAAGAGCAGGTCGTGGTCGACGATGAGGCTTGCTTTTCCGTGGAGGGTCATCATATCCCTGATGACTTTGGAAGCGATGAGGCGTTGTTCTACGTCGAGGTAGGTGGCCGGTTCGTCGAGGAGGTAGAGGTCTGCTTTCTTGGCGAGCGTTGCGGCCAGGTGGACGCGTTGGAGTTGTCCCCCGCTGAGTTCGTTGAGGTTTTTGTCGAGGAGGGGTGCGAGCCCGAGGGGGTTGATCAATTGGTTTTTGAAGTTTGTTAAGGCGTCTTTGAGGACGTGGGCGACGGGGCTGTCGTTGGTCTCAAGGTATTGGGGTTTGTAGGCTACCTCTGCGTTTCCCTCTTCTGCCTTTGCGATGGCGTTCACAAAACTTGTTTTTCCAATGCCGTTCTCCCCGAGGATGCCGACGACATCGTTGCGGTTGAGGGTGCCTTGGCTTGCTTGGAGGGTGAAGTCGCCGAGTTTTTTGGTGATGGCCGGCCAGGTGATGAGTTGTTCTTTGTGTTGCACTTTGGTTGGTGCTTGGCGTTCGAAGAAAATTTTTTCTTGGCGGAAGCGGATGTTTTCTTCGCGCAAGTACCCGCTCAGGTAGGTGTTGATGCCGGCTTTGCTGCTGCGGGGGTTGCTGACGATGCCGTATGCGTCTTCTTTTCCGTACATGATGTGGACCAGGTCCGTCATGGCGTCGAGGATGATGAGGTCGTGTTCGACGACCATGACAGCGGTGTTTTCATTTGCGAGGGATCTGATGAAGGTTGCTATTTTGAGGCGTTGTTTGATATCAAGGTAGCTTGTTGGTTCGTCAAAGAAGTACACGTTGGCTTTGCGTAGTGCTGTTGCTGCGATGGCAACGCGTTGGAGTTCCCCGCCCGAGATGTGGTTGATGTCGCGGTCGAGGAAGGGAGTGAGTTCGAGCGTGTTTGCAATGTGTTGAAGTTGTTTGGTTTCGTCGACGCGCGTGAGGAGTTCACGGGGTGTTCCTTTGAATTGTTTTGGGATGCGCTCGACTTGCTGGGGTTTGTATGCTACTGTTATTTCTCCTCGGGCACGTTTTTCAAAGAAGTTTTGTGCTTCGGTTCCTTTGAAGTAGGTGATGAGGTCTTTTTCATTCATTGTTGCTTCCTCGCGACCGAAGTTCGGGGTGAGGTGGCCTGCGAGGATGTTGACGGCGGTGCTCTTGCCCAAGCCGTTTTTTCCGATGATGCCGACGACTTTGCCGAAGAGCGGTGTGGGGAGTGAGAAGAGCGAAAAGCCGTTCTTGCCGTATCGGTGAATGGGTGGTTTGTCGAGGTTTTCCGGGAGGCCTACGAGTTGGAGTGCTTTGTAGGGGCATTTGTTGACGGCGACGCGGTCGATGTCTGTTACGAGGTCTTCATTCACGCCGACTTTGCCGTCTTTGTCTTGGTAGAATGCTTCTTTTCCGGCTCGGTTGCTAGGCGAGACGCGCATGCAGAGGAAGCCGCCGCAGCCGGCGGGGTTGCATTTTGCCTTGTCGACGATGACGATGTGTTTGGCCATAGTGTTTTTGAGGATGTGGTGTTTGTTATATAAATGTGGTGCTGGGCTCCAGGTTTTTTTTCTTGCTTTGTTTTCGTTTTTGCTCCTTGAATGCTGCTTGTCATGAGCGTTGCTCTTCTTTCCCCGCCAAATTTATAAAGTTTGTAGGGTTTTCGAGGGGGGTGAGGAGCATGGGTGGTTCGGGCAAAGAGGGTGTGAAGGGGTTTATTGTGTATCCGACGTACGTTGTAGAGGATGGTGTTCCGAAGGTGCGTCTTTATGGTCGGTTAGAAGATGGGCGTTCGTTTTTGAGCGTGCACGAGGAGCGCCCGTATTTTTTTGTTCGCAGGAAGGATGAAGGGAAAGTTAAGGCGCTCTGCTCGTTTTCGATTTTTCGTGAGCAGCTCCGTGATTTTGATCGGCTGCTTGTTTCACGAGTTGTTGTTGGAGAACCAAAAGATGTTCCTCCCCTTCGTGACGCGCTTCATCGCGAGGGCGTTCCGACGTTTGAAGCTGATGTCCGGTTCGAGTATCGATTCTTGATTGACAAGGGGCTTCGCGGGGCGGTGAACGTTGTCGGGCGGGGGCGTGATGGTGGCGAGTTTGGTGTTGATGTCGTGTTTGAAGAGGCAACGGTGGAGCCGCTCCCCCCTGATGATTACGTGCCGAAGAATTTGAGAGTGCTGTCGTTTGATATTGAGACGGACAAAGAAGGCGGGGGGTTGTATTCTATTGCTGTTGTGACGAATGAGGGCTTTGAAACGGTCTTGATGCGTTCGGAAGGGAAGGTGCGCGGTGCTGAGACGTTTCCTTCGGAGAAGGAGGTGTTAGAGCGTTTTTTGGAGGTTGTGCGCGAGCAAGATCCTGATGTTCTGGTTGGTTGGAATGTTGTTGATTTTGATTTGGCAGAGCTTGCGAGGCTTTGCCGTCGGCATAAGGTGGTGTTCGCGTTGGGAAGGGGTGGCGGCGAGGTGCGTTTGCGCAGGTACGAGAGTTTTTTTCGTGAGTCTAAGGCTGATTGTCCCGGCCGGATTGTTCTTGATGGGATTGCTGTTCTTCGCGGGAACTTTATTAAAATGGACGATTATAAGTTGAGCACGGTGGCGAAGCATTACGTCGGGGAGGATAAGTTGTTTTCCGGTCCTGACCGGTATAAGCAGATTGATGAGGCGTTCAGGAAGGATCCTGCGCTCTTGGCAAAGTACAACCGTAAGGATGCTACGCTTGTTTTGCAGGTGCTGGAGAAGAGCGGAGCTTTTGATTTGACGGTGCGGCGTTCTTTGTTGACAGGCATGCCGCTTGATAGGGTGTCGGCTTCGATTGCTTCGCTTGATCAGTTGTACTTGCATGAGTTGAGGAAGAAGGGTTTTGTTGCGCCGACAGGCGGTTTTCGTGAGCGGGAGGCGAGGACGGTCGGGGGGTATGTGATGCAGAGCAAGCCGGGGATTTATGAGTACGTGCTGGTGTGTGATTTCAAGTCGCTGTACCCGAGCATTATGCGAACGTTCAATATTGACCCGCTCATGTTTGAGGAGCCGTGCAAGAAAAACTCAATTAAGGCGCCGAATGGGGCGTGTTTTCGTCGGGAGGAGGGGATTTTGCCTGCAATCATTGCTGAGATCTTGGCTCGGCGCGAGGCGGCGACGAAGAAGGGTGATGCCCTTGCGAGGTTTGCGCTGAAGATTCTGATGAATTCTTTTTATGGCGTGATGGCCAGCCCCAGTTGTCGGTTTTATAACCCGAAGATTGCTAATGCGATTACGAGTTTTGCAAGGATGTTTATTCAGATGCTGGAGCGCCGGTTGCGCGGGCTTGGTTATTCTGTCATTTACGGCGATACGGATTCGCTTTTTATTGATTTAAAGGAGCGTTCGTTGGAGTCTGCTGAGGAAGCGGGGCGAAAGCTCGTGCGCGAGGCGAATCTGTTTTTGCGGGAGTACATCAAGAAGGAGTACCGGGTTGAGAGTTTTTTGGAGCTTGAGTTTGAGAAGGTTTTTGTTCGGTTTT
This window contains:
- a CDS encoding ribosome biogenesis/translation initiation ATPase RLI, which codes for MAKHIVIVDKAKCNPAGCGGFLCMRVSPSNRAGKEAFYQDKDGKVGVNEDLVTDIDRVAVNKCPYKALQLVGLPENLDKPPIHRYGKNGFSLFSLPTPLFGKVVGIIGKNGLGKSTAVNILAGHLTPNFGREEATMNEKDLITYFKGTEAQNFFEKRARGEITVAYKPQQVERIPKQFKGTPRELLTRVDETKQLQHIANTLELTPFLDRDINHISGGELQRVAIAATALRKANVYFFDEPTSYLDIKQRLKIATFIRSLANENTAVMVVEHDLIILDAMTDLVHIMYGKEDAYGIVSNPRSSKAGINTYLSGYLREENIRFRQEKIFFERQAPTKVQHKEQLITWPAITKKLGDFTLQASQGTLNRNDVVGILGENGIGKTSFVNAIAKAEEGNAEVAYKPQYLETNDSPVAHVLKDALTNFKNQLINPLGLAPLLDKNLNELSGGQLQRVHLAATLAKKADLYLLDEPATYLDVEQRLIASKVIRDMMTLHGKASLIVDHDLLFIDYLCHKLIIFEGTPAKEGRATGPFEMEEGMNRFLKELGITFRRDEETNRPRANKPGSLKDREQKQTGKLYYT
- a CDS encoding DUF99 family protein, encoding MKRELRVLGVDDAPSVHGQRGPVLVVAPLFRGGSFMDGLLSTHVTRDGDDASYRLAEMIERSKFKSQLRAVFLDGIAVAGFNVVDVQALSLRTEVPVIVVMRERPDVEGMKRALLRLSMGHKVALLDRAGPIEPAGSIFIQRVGISRQDAVELLRICTVRGHIPEPVRVAHLIASGVADGESRGRA
- a CDS encoding DUF1461 domain-containing protein, translated to MPASKHTPKLTTALLILASVSLTTYLLTTAVLLQFRPETITKRSIEHGAREHFGPATDTILSNFTSFLHGNGNLSRELYTTAEQKHMEDVKQLVHKTKRVNAASIAATTTALLLLVFLGIHPLTAIGAILRLASYLAFSLSLLLATSTLFFPNTFTLFHHVVFPQGNWQFSKSSTLIKLFPESFFTHALKNILLFTTTSTALLFLAGHASHIRKATQHFSRRWQRKKGSNHITPARGSHHQPRRKQ
- a CDS encoding methyltransferase domain-containing protein, yielding MGVVPKEALKGPDGTVVDVEGGGRFVVLSPGFEDVKDVFERSAQKVLAKDLGVVVAKTGMEKGWRVLDAGTGSGVAALFFARFAKSVVSYDVVAERSRLAEKNAEMIGVTNVLFKTGDVFEGVEERGVDLFFLDVPEPHRALVSARAALRPGGFLVVYTPHILQALSVVRSAGSGEWLYEGTFEVIEREWLVDERRLRPHSGLLHTAFLTFLRKLF
- a CDS encoding DNA polymerase II, which translates into the protein MGGSGKEGVKGFIVYPTYVVEDGVPKVRLYGRLEDGRSFLSVHEERPYFFVRRKDEGKVKALCSFSIFREQLRDFDRLLVSRVVVGEPKDVPPLRDALHREGVPTFEADVRFEYRFLIDKGLRGAVNVVGRGRDGGEFGVDVVFEEATVEPLPPDDYVPKNLRVLSFDIETDKEGGGLYSIAVVTNEGFETVLMRSEGKVRGAETFPSEKEVLERFLEVVREQDPDVLVGWNVVDFDLAELARLCRRHKVVFALGRGGGEVRLRRYESFFRESKADCPGRIVLDGIAVLRGNFIKMDDYKLSTVAKHYVGEDKLFSGPDRYKQIDEAFRKDPALLAKYNRKDATLVLQVLEKSGAFDLTVRRSLLTGMPLDRVSASIASLDQLYLHELRKKGFVAPTGGFREREARTVGGYVMQSKPGIYEYVLVCDFKSLYPSIMRTFNIDPLMFEEPCKKNSIKAPNGACFRREEGILPAIIAEILARREAATKKGDALARFALKILMNSFYGVMASPSCRFYNPKIANAITSFARMFIQMLERRLRGLGYSVIYGDTDSLFIDLKERSLESAEEAGRKLVREANLFLREYIKKEYRVESFLELEFEKVFVRFLMPRARHGVSGAKKRYAGLLRRDGKEELEFVGLEFVRRDWTDLAKKFQSELLNKIFHNEEVESYVQGFVRDVREGKYDDLLVYRKAIRKELDKYTKTTPPHVKAARKLKKLDSSLIEYVMTKKGPEPVGLQSAPIDYDHYIEKQLRPIADALLVFGKRSFDEIVKGDRQMSLEKF